From Arachis hypogaea cultivar Tifrunner chromosome 3, arahy.Tifrunner.gnm2.J5K5, whole genome shotgun sequence:
ATACTAAATTCAGTAAGATTAAAGTACCATATAGCacaatacataatatatatataggtaaatTCTATTCAATCCCCTTTAAAACAACATGTAAGTTATCTTTTATGATGTGTTATATTCTAATTGGTCAGTATCTTAACTATAGTtagattattttgtaatttatggtTTGAGATGGgtaataatataatttcttaaaatattaaaacgCCACTCCCATTAATTGAAGCATATCTTCACTCCTCCATACTTTTTTCATCATGTAACTTCGGTCCTTTCAAGCATCGTCATCGCCGCGGTGGTGATAAGAAGCAGCGCCGTCGTTGCGATCTACTGCCTTCTCACGCAATCTATTTCTTCAATGGATCATTCCTTAACGATGTTGTTGAATTTCCATTATCTGTTCTTCCCCGTCATCGCTATCTCCAGTCGTCTTCACTCTATCCTTTTTTCTACCGTGGATCACTTCTTAccaacataattaatggttagtttagttattaaattttttcattaaaaatatatttttatttaattacataatatatattgataggtaaaatataatataataaaataaatctatttagaatacttaaaagtataattaaaatcgtgaacatataaatataataataaatttgtattctaaacaagtaaacatatttgtttatcatacataaattatttaaaaataaatatattattaaaattaataatacaaatttaaaatgataaaatccaattttttaccgtattctttttatagtatttttattcttttaattttcaatttattagtattttattatttaattaataattaaaaaaatatttttatgagaaattttttttgtattatcttaaagaagagaccaataCAACAgtttaaaaaaacctaaaaatgatattttaaataaaaagtatttaatattaaaatttttaaatacaaaaataaattatataaatatttaagagatagaGAAAAAATACATGCctaataatgaattatttttgtctgttttatttattttagacataCTCACGAGaaataaagaattatttttatttgttttatttattttagacatgtatttcatatttatatcttaaatatctatataatttacttttgtatttaaaatttttaatattaattattttttatttaaaatgtcatttttacattattttttaaactattatattggtctcttttttaagataatacaaaaaatgatttttcagaaaaataatttgtttaatcattaattaaataataaagtactaataaattaaaaattaaaagaataaaatactataaaaaaatatttgtgagaAAGtcgaattttatcattttaaacttgtgttattaattttaacagtttatttatttttttaaataattcatgtatgataaaagaaatgtttacttgtttagagtacaaattttattattatatttgtatattcctgattttaattatatttttaaatactctaaatagatttattttattatattatattttacatatgaatatatgttccatcatgtaattaaataaagatatattttttattgacaaaatttaataaccaaactcaTCATTCTACGACAAAAAGAGGGATTGAGTGAGAGGACTAGGAGATGACGTTCGCCTGGCCATGTTGGGAAGGACGGCAAAGTTACGGAAGAAGGAAATTCAACGACGTCGTTAAAGATGATGCACTGAATAAAGAGAAGAAATTGCGTAATAGAGCactgaagaaagagaagaaattgCGTAATAGAGCAGTAGACGACGACTGTCGCTTCTTGTCACAAACGTCGACGACATGCTTGGAAGGATTTGAAGCTACGTGATGAAGAAAGAATGGAGGAGTTGGAAGGGTGCTTCAACGGGAATGGAGTTTTTGATAATTATACCATTACCCATCTCAAATAGTAATTATAAAATATCTAACCATGATTAAGATAATGACCAATTAGAATGTAACACATcatgaagggtaacttacatgttattttagaggaaGTTTGATAGaattcaccatatatatatatatatatatatatatatatatatatatatatatatatatcagcaaAAGGAGGTCATGTTAAAGGGCTAAACTTGAAAGAAGGTGCTCGTTAAAAGGAAACTTCTGAAGTGGAATATACTGTGAGGCTAAGCCAAGCATCCCAAAAAAACATATTTATCACTATGATTCCTAATTCCTATCAAAGGATTTTACAATTATAATTTAAGAAAGTCTAAAAAGGCTAAAGAAAAACCTAACAACCTACTTGAGCTAGCAAAAAATATAGAGGCTACACAAGAACCAAAACAAAACTACAGGGGTCATGGCTACGACACTTCATTACTAACCAAATATAAGATCTCACACAACTTAGCAGAGAGAGCAACCATCTTCTACAGTTCTACCGGATCACGTAAATACTATGAAACACAAACTTGATCAAGCAGCTCCTCCGCGGCCAGCTCCATCTGTTCTATAATTTATTGCGACCATATCCCCGGCCTCTTCCCCTTCCCCGTCCACGTCCTGgaaaaacaattttttaaagaaaatcacATATGAGATAATAATTGTACAAACACCATATAAGAATTTGATTTTCAAGAGAGATAAATTGAAATTGTATCTTGACAATGGAATTGCAATTCAAATAATATACCAAGGGCTGCTGATTGTGCATCATACTCATTGTAATCGTAGTACCCTACTGACTTCCCACCAAAGCCTCCACGGCCTCGTCCTCTGCCACCATCCCAACCATTACTGTATTTCATACCTCCATCGTAATTTCCTAAGTGAAACAGATTGCGTCCAAGTAAGTATTTTTCATATTccccaagaaaccaaaacaaaaagTATATGGAATCTTctgatcaaaaaataaaaataataagtggTCAGCAATACCTCTACCCCTTcctcttccccttccccttccccttccacCACGTCCTCTTCCTCGCACCCTTGGTGAGCCTTCTGTATCAATCGAATCGAGTCAGAATAACAACCATATTAATCTGTCAAAATAATTGCCAGAAGAATTATAGTTTACCTCCTTTCTCGTCATATTCATTTAACGGTTTTACTTGATCAGCTGGAAGAGGAGGCTGGTATCTACATAAGaaaaaagacttcaaactttAGCATGCAGTGGAAAAAATAATAAAGCATGTAAACAGTATAACAACTCACACAAAGAATATTGCCTAAATTTTTATATCAGGTATAACACATTATGAATACAAAAGTAAATGAAATACAGAAAGTTCGTCTACTTTTCTCAACTATTTCAAACATAGATGAAGATTATTGCATATTGTGATATAACAAATTTGAACCTTTTATCGCTTACCGACATATCTATCCTATATTCCTTCTTACTGGGAAGGTCATTTAAAATTGGAGAGTGAATTAATAATTAGAAGAAACAGCGTGAAAACCATTAGAACATGATGAGTAAATTATATATACCTCTACCAATGTTTGACGAAATTACAAAGGCATGCCTTGCACttgaaaataatataaacaaaCCTTTAGAAAAGTAGGTTTATTATGTCCAAAAAAAGACAAAAAGCAACACTAATTTTAGGAATAGAAAAAGCAATTATGGGACATTAAAAACCTCTGTGTGATGGCACTCAACATTAGGCAAGTTCGTACCCCATGGAGGATGTATCCAATTCTTTCTTTGACAAAGTAATGGTGATCATTGAAACGTGGCGAGTAGTCTCCAAACTGAGCAGGAAAACCAAAAATCAATGCCATGCAAGCATGCACACACAGAGGAATATAATAGTATGTATATCAATTATGccggtgtatattaaaattaactattacaatagaatacatattaaaatataaaatatatattaaaaataaattaaattatatatatttatacac
This genomic window contains:
- the LOC112771217 gene encoding uncharacterized protein, which translates into the protein MDRYQRVEKPKTESPINDNDIRITTQGRMRNYITYATTLLQEKGSEEISLKAMGKAINKTVMIAELIKRRIIGLHQNTQIGSTDITDTWEPLEEGLLPLETTRHVSMITITLSKKELDTSSMGYQPPLPADQVKPLNEYDEKGEGSPRVRGRGRGGRGRGRGRGRGRGNYDGGMKYSNGWDGGRGRGRGGFGGKSVGYYDYNEYDAQSAALGRGRGRGRGRGYGRNKL